The DNA sequence ACAACGCGCTCGGGCTGCTCGCCATCGAGCACCACAACGCCGCGGGGAACCGGGCCAACGTGGTCAAGGTGGATGCGGCCCAGGGTGCCCGGCCGGGGAATGACCGTCAGCCGATCGGGGCGGGCCGCTCGTAGCGGGTCGGAAGATCGATCTGTGCAGGTTCAGGGGCGTCTCCGGCGGGTATCCGCCGGGGGCGCCCCACTGTTATTCACCCAATCGGGTGTCTCACCCTGCGGGAGGATGCGGCATAAGGGTGGTGCGGCTACGGCCATTTGTCTACGGCCGGTAACCTTCCGGCTGCTGGCGTTTTGTTGCGGTGGGCCATCGGTGCGTCCGGTGGCCTGGTCGACGGAGGTGTGTGGATGCGGCTCGCGGTGATCCCAGGAGACGGGATCGGGCCCGAGGTGGTCGCCGAGGCGTTGAAGGTGCTCGGTGAAGTGGCACCTACGGCGGAGATCACGAACTACGACCTCGGCGCCGCGCGATGGCACGCGACCGGTGAGCTGCTCCCGGAGTCGGTGCTGGGCGAGCTTCGCCAGCACGACGCCATCCTGCTGGGCGCGGTCGGCGATCCGACGGTGCCGAGCGGAATCCTGGAGCGCGGCCTGTTGCTGCGTCTGCGGTTCGAAATGGACCACCACGTCAACCTGCGCCCGGCGCGGCTGTACCCGGGTGTCCGGGGACCGCTGGCCGACGCCGGTGACGTCGACATGGTCGTCGTGCGCGAAGGCACCGAAGGCCCGTACGCGGGTACCGGCGGCCTGATCCGCAAGGACACCGAGCACGAGATCGCGACGGAGGTCAGCGTCAACACGGCGTTCGGCGTACGTCGTGTGGTCGCGGACGCGTTCAACCGCGCCGAGGCGCGGCCGCGCAAGCACCTGACGCTCGTGCACAAGACCAACGTGCTCTCGTTCGCCGGGTCGCTGTGGTCGCGGATCGTCGAAGAGGTCTCGCTGGAGCACCCGGAGGTGACGGTCGCCTACTCGCACGTGGACGCGGCGACGATCCACCTGGTGACCGACCCGTCCCGGTTCGACGTCATCGTGACGGACAACCTGTTCGGCGACATCATCACGGACCTCGCGGCCGCGGTGACCGGCGGCATCGGCCTCGCGGCGAGCGGCAACCTGGACATGACCCGCCGCAACCCGAGCATGTTCGAGCCGGTCCACGGTTCGGCCCCGGACATCGCGGGCCAGGGCCTGGCCGACCCGACGGCCGCGGTGCTGTCGGTGGCGCTGCTGCTGGACCACCTGGGCCAGAAGGAAGCGGCGCGGCGCATCGAGGCTTCGGTGGCTTTTGACCTGGCCACGCGGGACCAGGCGTCGCCGGGTGCCACGACGGCGATCGGTGACCGGCTGGCGGCGCTCGTGTCGTCGAACGTGCGTACCGGCTGAGAACGCTTTCTGCTCTTGGAGGAGCCCCGCACCCTGGTGGTGCGGGGCTTTTTCGTGCCTGGGGATGTCCCTTTCGCGCGCTGGTGGCGGGGGCGGGCTCTGGTGGTGCGGGTTGGATGGCGAACGGGCCGGTCGTGGTGTGCTCGGCGGCGCGAGCGGTCCGGTCGTGCTCAGGTGATGGTGAACGGGCCGCTGGCGCTGATCTGGTCCGCCCCGCGCCTGGGGAGTGCGGCCGCCTCGGGGCGCCAGTCAGGCGTGCCTTGACCGCCTGGCCGACGCGGGATCCCGCCGGAGCTCGACCTGGCGGCGACGGGTTACGGCCTCAGGGAGTTCAAGATCGCCCAGGGCTGCCGAGCGGACGTCGACGATCGCGCTCTGGACGCGAGTCCGCCCCTGCTGAACGCACGGCCCGCAGCTGACCCGGGCAAAGCCGTGAATGGCACATTGAGGGACTCAGAGTCCCTCAATGTGCCATTCACGGCTTTGCCGTGACCGCGCCGCCCCAGCCGCCCCGCCGCCGTGCTGCTCGCGTTTCGTGGTGGTGCAGGCAAGTCCGTGAAGGCCTCCTTGAGGGACATAGAGTCCCTCAAGGAGGCCTTCACGGACTTGCGACGAGCGGTAGGCGAGGGGTGAGCGTCGCGCTTGTCGGTTACGGGGGTCGGGTGGGGCTTTGCCGAGCGCTGTACGACGTCGAAGCCGTCTGTGCGCACGATCGCGTCCCGCCAGGCTCGTAGACCGCCTTGCGGCGGACGATGTGTGTGGGGGTGCCCGGTGACGATGTCGTGGTGGTGCCGCGAATGGGCCGTCGGTGTGGGTTCGGTCGCGAACGGTCCGTTCGTGCGGTGCTCGGCGTCGCGGACGACCCGAGCGTGGCACTGGCCGGCCCGGTTGTGTCCCGGATGGTGGGAGCTTGGCCCAGGTTGTGGACTTCCGTCGAAAGCCTGTGGCATGATGCGACCATGACCAGCTTCGCGATCATTATCATCGAGCGCGCCGGACGATAGCTCCACAAGAGCTCCCGGCGCGCAACCTCTCGCACCCTGCGGGAGGTTTTTTTGTTGCCTGAAACAGCCCCACCGCATCGAGGAGACCGACCGTGACCCGCACGGAGCCCGCCGATACCCCCCTCGGCGATGCCTTCCACCTCTACGACACGACCCTGCGCGACGGTGCGCAGCGTGAGGGCATCTCCTACTCCGTCCAGGACAAGCTGGCCGTCGCGCGGCTGCTGGACGAACTGGGCGTCGGGTTCATCGAAGGCGGCTGGCCGGGCGCGCTGCCCAAGGACACGGAGTTCTTCGCCCGTGCCGCGAAAGGCGAGCTGACGCTGAAGCACGCGGCGCTCGTCGCGTTCGGCGCGACCCGCAAGGCCGGCACCACCGCCGACGCCGATCCGCAGGTGCGCGCGCTGCTCGACAGCGAAGCTCCGGTCATCACGCTCGTCGCGAAGTCCGATCTGCGCCACATCGAACGTGCCCTGCGCGTCGACGTCGACGAGGCCTGCGCGATGGTCCGGGACACCGTCGGATTCCTCGTGAGGGAGGGTCGCCGCGTTTTCCTTGACGCCGAGCACTTCTTCGACGGCTACGCGTATTCCCCCGAAACCTCACTGAGGGTCCTCGACGCCGCCGGCCACGCGGGGGCCGACGTCCTCGTGCTCTGCGACACCAACGGCGGCCAGCTGCCGCTGGGGCTCGCCGAGACCGTCGGGACCGTCAAGGACAAGACCGGGTTCCGGCTCGGGATCCATTGTCAGGACGACACTTCCTGCGCCGTGGCGAACTCCGTCGCCGCGGTGCAGGCCGGCGTGACGCACGTCCAGTGCACCGCCAACGGTTACGGGGAGCGGGCCGGCAACGCCGACCTCTTCGCCGTGACGGGAAACCTGGTGACCAAGCTCGGCATGGACGTCCTCCCGACCGGAGGCGCCGCCGAACTCACCCGGGTCTCCCATGCCCTTGCCGAAATCGCCAACCTCGCCCCCTACTCCCACCAGGCTTACGTAGGGGCGTCGGCTTTCGCTCACAAGGCGGGACTGCACGCGAGCGCGATCAAGGTGGATCCGTTGTTGTACAACCACATCGATCCGTCTTCTGTCGGCAATGACATGCGGGTACTGGTCACCGAGATGGCCGGCAGGGCCAGCCTCGAGCTCAAGGGACGTGAGCTCGGGGTCGACCTTGCCGGCCGGCCCGAAGCGCTGACGAGCGCCATCACGAAGGTCAAGCGCCTCGAAGCCGAGGGCTGGTCCTTCGAAGCCGCCGACGCCTCCCTGGAACTCCTGCTGCGCCAGGAGGCCGACGTCCCGGCCGAGGCGCCGTTCGAGCTCGAGTCCTACCGCGTGGTGCTCGACCACCGCGCCGACGCCGAGGTCGTCTCCGAGGCGACGGTCAAGGTGCACGTCGGCGGCCAGCGCGTCATCGCCACCGCCGAGGGCATCGGCCCGGTCCACGCACTCGACGCCGCGCTGCGCAAGGCCCTGAGCCCGCACCTGTCCTGGTTGGACAGTGTGGACCTGGCCGACTACAAGGTCCGGATCCTGCAGGGCCACCCCGGCACCGACGCCGTCACGCGCGTGCTCGTCGAAAGCACCGACGGCGAACGCGAATGGACCACGGTCGGGGTGCACGGGAACATCGTCGAGGCCAGCTGGCTGGCCCTCTGCGACGCGCTGGTCCACAAGAGCACCACCGTAACGCCGGGCACGGGCGGGGCGCACGTAGACTGATCGGTGTGCGCCTAGCCCGTATTGCTCATCCCGGTGGAGTCGCGTTCGCTTCGGTCGAAGGGGACGGTGACGACGCCCAGGTCCTGGAGATCGCCGAGCACCCGTTCGGCCAGCCCAACTTCACCGGCAAGCGGTGGCCGCTGGCCGACGTCCGGCTGCTCGCGCCGATCCTGCCGTCCAAGGTGATCGCCGTCGGCCGCAACTACGCCAAGCACGCGGCCGAGTTCGGCAACGAGGTGCCCAGCGCCCCGATGCTGTTCATCAAGCCGTCGACGTCGGTCATCGGCCCGAACGCCGCCATCCGCCGCCCGTCCGGCGTCGGCCGCGTCGACTTCGAGGGCGAGCTGGCCATCGTGATCGGCCAGCCGGTGAAGAACGTGCCGGCCGCGCGCGCCGCGAGCGCCATCCTCGGTTACACCGTGGCCAACGACGTCAGCGCCCGCGACCTGCAGAAGTCCGACGGCCAGTGGGGCCGCGCCAAGGGCTACGACTCGTTCTGCCCGCTCGGGCCGTGGATCGAGACGTCGCTCGACGCGTCCGACCTGGCGCTGCGGTCCGAGGTCGACGGCGAGCTCAAGCAGGACGCCCGCACCTCCGACCTGGTGCACAAGATCCCCGAGCTGGTCGAGTTCGTCTCCGGCGTGATGACGCTCCTGCCCGGCGACGTCATCCTCACCGGCACCCCCGAGGGTGTCGGCCCGATCGAGAGCGGCCAGACCGTCTCGATCACCATCGAGGGCATCGGCACCCTGACCAACCCGGTCGAAAGCAGCTGAAGTCCGTGAATGGCCCATCGAGGGACTCTGAGTCCCTTGATGGGCCATTCACGGCTTTCCGGGGGACTACCGCCGCACCGGCTCCATCGGGCGGCGGGCGTAGGCCGGGGCGTGCTCCGGGCGCAGGCCCAGGCCCAGCAGCCGGGCCGGGACGTACGACAGCCGCGGGAACCTCGCGAACAGCTTGATCATCGGCGCCGGCGGGCCGTTGCGCTTGCCCGCCATGACCTGCCGGACCACGGTCCGGTGCAGCAGCCGTTGCAGCCCCTGCACCAGCAACGTCGGCAGCAGCCGCCGCGAACGGACCTTCGCCAGGTCCGCCGGCGAAACCCGGCCGCGCCGCAGCGGCTCGGCCAGCAGCGTCGCCGCCGCGACCGCGTCCTGCACCGCCAGGTTGATGCCGACGCCGCCGATCGGCGACATCGCGTGCGCCGCGTCGCCGATGCAGAGCAGGCCGTCGACGTGCCACCGCCGCAGCAGGTTGAGCCGCACGTCGAGGAACTTCACGTCGTCCATGGTCTGCAGCTCGTGCACCCGGCCGGCGAACTCGGGGCAGATCCGCGCGACGTTCTCGCGGAACGCCTCGATGCCCTGCTGCCGCAGGTCGTCGCCCTTCGGGCCGAGGTAGGCGACCTGGAAGAAGCCGGGCCGGGGGAGCGGGACGGCGAAGCGCCGGTCGCGCATCTTCGGCAGCAGCACGCCGTCGACGTCGCCTTCCGCGCGGGAGAGCCGGAACCACCAGACGTCGAACGGGCAGTCGTACTCGCGCGGCACGAGACCGGCCTCGCGGCGGGCCACCGACCACCGGCCGTCGGCGGCGATCACCAGGTCGGCGCGGATTTCGCCGGTCTCCCCGGCCGCCGTGCGGTAGGTGACGCCGACGACCCGGCCCTGCTGGCGGACCAGCCCGGTGCACTCGGTCTCCATCCGCTGGACGAACGTCGGCTCCTTGCGCGCGCTCTCGGCGAGCAGGTCGAGGAAGTCCCACTGCGGCACCATCGCGATGTACGGGTGGGGGACCTTCAGCCGGGTGAAGTCGGCCAGTTTCATCACCTCGCCGTTCTCCTGCGGGAAGCCCGCCGACGACAGCTCGCTGTGCGGCAGCGCGTCGAACTTCTCGCCGAGCCCCAGCTCGTCCAGCAGGGTCAGGGTCGACGGGTGGACGGTGTCGCCGCGGAAGTCCCGCAGGAAGTCGGCGTGCTTCTCCAGCACCGTCACCTCGACGCCGGCCCGGGCCAGCAGCAGCCCCGTGACCACTCCGGCCGGCCCGCCACCGATGACGACGCAGCCCGTGCGCTCGGTCATCTCCACCATCTCCCCATCTATTCATCGTGTGTTGAATAAGATGAGGGTGCACCCGCCCTGGTCCGTGCGTCAAGCGATGTGGCGACGGATACGCTGATCGGGCTATGAGTGAGACATCGGTGGTTCGCGCGCGCTTCTGTCCTTCGCCGACCGGCACCCCGCACGTCGGGTTGATCCGCACGGCGTTGTTCAACTGGGCCTTCGCCCGGCACAACCAGGGCAAGCTGGTGTTCCGGATCGAGGACACCGACGCCGCGCGCGACTCGCAGGAGTCGTACGAGCAGCTGCTCGACGGGCTGCGCTGGCTCGGCATCGACTGGGACGAGGGCCCCGAGGCCGGCGGCGAGTACGGGCCGTACCGCCAGAGCGAGCGTCGCGCGATCTACGCAGACGTCGCCGCGAAGCTCCTCGAAGCGGGGGAGCTGTACGAGGCGTTCTCGACCAACGACGAGGTCGAGGCCCGGCGCAAGGCCGCGGGCCTGGACCCGAAGCTGGGCTACGACAACTTCGACCGCGACCTCACCGACGAGCAGCGCGCCGCCTACCGCGCCGAAGGTCGCGCGCCGGTGCTGCGGCTGCGCATGCCGGACGCCGACCTCGGCTGGACCGACCTCGTGCGCGGCGACATCACCTTCCCGGCGAACACGATCCCGGACCCGGTGCTGGTGCGGGCCAACGGCGAGCCGCTCTACACCCTGACCAACCCGGTCGACGACGCGCTGATGAAGATCACGCACGTGCTGCGCGGTGAGGACCTGCTGCCCTCGACGCCGCGGCAGATCGCGCTGTACGCGGCGCTGGAGCGCGTCGGCGTGGCGGAGTTCACGCCGCAGTTCGGCCATTTGCCCTACGTCATGGGCGAGGGCAACAAGAAACTGTCCAAACGCGACCCTTCGTCGAATCTCTTCAACTACCGCGACCGCGGTTTCATCCGCGAGGGCCTGCTGAACTACCTGGCCCTGCTCGGCTGGTCCATCGCCGACGACCGTGACGTGTTCTCGGTCGAGGAGCTGGTCGCGGCCTTCGACGTCACGAAGGTCAGCGCCAACCCGGCGCGCTTCGACGTCAAGAAGGCCGAAGCCATCAACGGCCAGCACGTCCGGGCGTTGCCGGCGGCCGAATTCGTGAGCCGGGTGACGCCTTACCTCGTCACGGCGGGCGTCCTGCCGGACGCGCCCAGCGAGGCGCAGCTCACGCGATTGAGCGCGATCGCGCCGCTGGTGCAGGAGCGCGTCACGGTCCTTTCGGACGCGCCTCCCATGGTGCGCTTCCTGTTCACCGGCGAAGAGACGTTCGCGCCGGAGGAGGACGCGGCGGCGAAGAACCTCGGCGAAGCCGCGCAGCCGGTGCTCGAAGCCGCGCTCTCGGCGCTCGAGGCGTTGCCGTCCTGGGAGACCGCGGCCATCGAGCAGGCGCTGAAAGACGCGCTTGTGGACGGTCTGGGTCTCAAGCCCCGCAAGGCTTTCGCGCCGGTCCGGGTCGCCATCACGGGGCGGACCGTTTCCCCGCCGCTGTACGAATCGATGGAGCTGCTCGGCCGCGACGTCTCATTGGGACGCCTGCGCCGCGCAATGGTCGGATAACCGAAAGAAGACGGTTCGCCAACTGGGAGTAGAGCGACTGCGCCGGAACAGGCGAGTGGCAATCACCTCTTTGGCAGCGTCGCGAACGCTGCCGTTGCCCTAGCCTCACTGGGTGGATTTCGCTTTGGCACCCCGGACCCCGTCGCGAACCGCCCCCGCCGAGGCGGCGCCCGAGCCCTGGGTACCGCCGGAGCTGCGGCTGGTGTGCCTGGACATCGACGACACCCTGATCGACTGCACCGCCGCGATCCGCCGCAGCCTCCACATCCTCACCGGCCGGGGTGATCTCTGGCCGTTGTGGGACCTGATCACCGAAGAGCACGTCGCGCTCGTCGTCGCCGGCGAGCTCGACTACGCGACGATGCACGAGCGCCGCACCGACTGTTTCCTGGCGGAGCTCGGCATCCTCGCCGACACCGAGCAGGTGCTCTCGTTCGAGCGGCGGCGCCGGGAACTGCTCGACACGTCGTGGCAGCTGTTCGACGACGTCCTCGAGTGCCTGGAGTGGCTGCGCGCCGCCGGTCTCGTGCTGGCCGCGGTGACGAACGCGTCAGGTGTCCACCAGCGCAAGAAAATCGCCGATCTCGGCCTGGCGCCGTTCTTCGATCACGTAGCCATCGCGGGGGAGCTGGGCGTGGCGAAACCCGACCCGGTGATGTTCCACACGGTCTGCCTCGGCCTGGGCTGCGCACCCGCCCAGGCCGTGCACGTCGGCGACAAACTCGACACGGACGCGATCGGCGCGCGCGACGCCGGCCTCGGCGCGGTCTGGCTCGACCGCGACGGCATCGGCGAGCGCGCCCCCGAGGGCGTCCACACGGTCGCCGGTCTCGCCGAGCTTCCTGAGCTGCTGGTTTCGGAGTACGCGACGATCGGCGTACCCGCCCAGCGTCGCAGTGACACCCCCGCGTTCACCGTCCGGAACGGCGTGCTCTAGTATTTCTTCTCGTGCGGTGCTGAACCGACCAGGTCGGCAAGGTACCTCACTGGGGTATGGTGTAATTGGCAGCACGACTGGTTCTGGTCCAGTTAGTCTAGGTTC is a window from the Amycolatopsis sp. NBC_00355 genome containing:
- a CDS encoding 3-isopropylmalate dehydrogenase; translation: MRLAVIPGDGIGPEVVAEALKVLGEVAPTAEITNYDLGAARWHATGELLPESVLGELRQHDAILLGAVGDPTVPSGILERGLLLRLRFEMDHHVNLRPARLYPGVRGPLADAGDVDMVVVREGTEGPYAGTGGLIRKDTEHEIATEVSVNTAFGVRRVVADAFNRAEARPRKHLTLVHKTNVLSFAGSLWSRIVEEVSLEHPEVTVAYSHVDAATIHLVTDPSRFDVIVTDNLFGDIITDLAAAVTGGIGLAASGNLDMTRRNPSMFEPVHGSAPDIAGQGLADPTAAVLSVALLLDHLGQKEAARRIEASVAFDLATRDQASPGATTAIGDRLAALVSSNVRTG
- the cimA gene encoding citramalate synthase, whose amino-acid sequence is MTRTEPADTPLGDAFHLYDTTLRDGAQREGISYSVQDKLAVARLLDELGVGFIEGGWPGALPKDTEFFARAAKGELTLKHAALVAFGATRKAGTTADADPQVRALLDSEAPVITLVAKSDLRHIERALRVDVDEACAMVRDTVGFLVREGRRVFLDAEHFFDGYAYSPETSLRVLDAAGHAGADVLVLCDTNGGQLPLGLAETVGTVKDKTGFRLGIHCQDDTSCAVANSVAAVQAGVTHVQCTANGYGERAGNADLFAVTGNLVTKLGMDVLPTGGAAELTRVSHALAEIANLAPYSHQAYVGASAFAHKAGLHASAIKVDPLLYNHIDPSSVGNDMRVLVTEMAGRASLELKGRELGVDLAGRPEALTSAITKVKRLEAEGWSFEAADASLELLLRQEADVPAEAPFELESYRVVLDHRADAEVVSEATVKVHVGGQRVIATAEGIGPVHALDAALRKALSPHLSWLDSVDLADYKVRILQGHPGTDAVTRVLVESTDGEREWTTVGVHGNIVEASWLALCDALVHKSTTVTPGTGGAHVD
- a CDS encoding fumarylacetoacetate hydrolase family protein, whose product is MRLARIAHPGGVAFASVEGDGDDAQVLEIAEHPFGQPNFTGKRWPLADVRLLAPILPSKVIAVGRNYAKHAAEFGNEVPSAPMLFIKPSTSVIGPNAAIRRPSGVGRVDFEGELAIVIGQPVKNVPAARAASAILGYTVANDVSARDLQKSDGQWGRAKGYDSFCPLGPWIETSLDASDLALRSEVDGELKQDARTSDLVHKIPELVEFVSGVMTLLPGDVILTGTPEGVGPIESGQTVSITIEGIGTLTNPVESS
- a CDS encoding FAD-dependent oxidoreductase, whose protein sequence is MTERTGCVVIGGGPAGVVTGLLLARAGVEVTVLEKHADFLRDFRGDTVHPSTLTLLDELGLGEKFDALPHSELSSAGFPQENGEVMKLADFTRLKVPHPYIAMVPQWDFLDLLAESARKEPTFVQRMETECTGLVRQQGRVVGVTYRTAAGETGEIRADLVIAADGRWSVARREAGLVPREYDCPFDVWWFRLSRAEGDVDGVLLPKMRDRRFAVPLPRPGFFQVAYLGPKGDDLRQQGIEAFRENVARICPEFAGRVHELQTMDDVKFLDVRLNLLRRWHVDGLLCIGDAAHAMSPIGGVGINLAVQDAVAAATLLAEPLRRGRVSPADLAKVRSRRLLPTLLVQGLQRLLHRTVVRQVMAGKRNGPPAPMIKLFARFPRLSYVPARLLGLGLRPEHAPAYARRPMEPVRR
- the gltX gene encoding glutamate--tRNA ligase — protein: MSETSVVRARFCPSPTGTPHVGLIRTALFNWAFARHNQGKLVFRIEDTDAARDSQESYEQLLDGLRWLGIDWDEGPEAGGEYGPYRQSERRAIYADVAAKLLEAGELYEAFSTNDEVEARRKAAGLDPKLGYDNFDRDLTDEQRAAYRAEGRAPVLRLRMPDADLGWTDLVRGDITFPANTIPDPVLVRANGEPLYTLTNPVDDALMKITHVLRGEDLLPSTPRQIALYAALERVGVAEFTPQFGHLPYVMGEGNKKLSKRDPSSNLFNYRDRGFIREGLLNYLALLGWSIADDRDVFSVEELVAAFDVTKVSANPARFDVKKAEAINGQHVRALPAAEFVSRVTPYLVTAGVLPDAPSEAQLTRLSAIAPLVQERVTVLSDAPPMVRFLFTGEETFAPEEDAAAKNLGEAAQPVLEAALSALEALPSWETAAIEQALKDALVDGLGLKPRKAFAPVRVAITGRTVSPPLYESMELLGRDVSLGRLRRAMVG
- a CDS encoding HAD family hydrolase; its protein translation is MCLDIDDTLIDCTAAIRRSLHILTGRGDLWPLWDLITEEHVALVVAGELDYATMHERRTDCFLAELGILADTEQVLSFERRRRELLDTSWQLFDDVLECLEWLRAAGLVLAAVTNASGVHQRKKIADLGLAPFFDHVAIAGELGVAKPDPVMFHTVCLGLGCAPAQAVHVGDKLDTDAIGARDAGLGAVWLDRDGIGERAPEGVHTVAGLAELPELLVSEYATIGVPAQRRSDTPAFTVRNGVL